The region ACTGCGATGTCGACCTGCCGGCCCTGCCCGTTACGCGGGCGATTCCGGTGCCCGGGTACGGCATCATCCTGATGGCGCACCGCCCGGAAGACGCCCTCCGTCGTCTGATGACGGGCGTTCGCGGGATCATTCACGGCCACACGCACAAGGCCGAATTCAGAACCCACACCTCCCCCTGGGTGCTGAACCCGGGCAGCCCCACGAAACCCCGCGGCGGAGGCAAGCCCAGCGTCGCCCTCCTGACGGTGATCGGAGAAGAAGTTCAGGCGGCATTCAGGTTTCGGCCCGGATCGGCCGATGAGTAGAGAAGAACTCCACCGAACATAAGGGGCATTGTCATGAAACGTCTGCTGCTTTCCGCGGTTGCAGTAAGCCTCGTGCTGGCCGTCGTCGGCATTCTCGCCAGCCACCCCGGCGACACATCGACGAACGTCTCGGGCGGCACGTTCCGGGCCTATCTGACGAGCGAACCCGGCAATCTCGATCCCGCCAGAGGCGTCGACGTCAACGAAAGCAGCGTCCAGGCCAAACTTTACAACGGTCTCGTGCGGTACGACGAGCAGATGAAGCTGGTCGGCGACCTGGCCGAGTCGTGGGAAGCGCAGAGCGACGGCATGACGTTCCTGTTCAAGCTTCGCCCCAACGTGAAGTTCCATAACGGCCAGACGCTCACCTCGGCCGACGTCATCTTCAGTTTCGAGCGGCTGCTCGATCCGGCGACCAAGTCGCCCCGCACCTGGGTCCTGGAAAAGGTTCTCGGCGCGAAGGAGCGATTGCAGGGCCTCGCCTCGAACGTCGCCGGCCTCTCGGCCCCCGACGAGATGACCGTGAAGATCACTCTCGCCGAGCCGTTTTCCCCCTTCCTGAGCCTGCTCACGATGCCTTCGTGCTATATTCTGCCCTCGGGGTCGGCGGCGGAGATCGCGTCGAAACGGTTCTTCGAGAAGCCGGTCGGAACGGGCCCCTTCCAGATGGTCGGCCGAGAGCGCGACAGCTACGTCAGGCTCGCCGCGTTTCCCGAGTATTTCGCCCAGAAGCCCCAGGTCGGGGTCCTGGAACTGCGGATCATTCCCGAAAGTCTGAAAGCCGAGATGGAGTTCGAGAGCGGCAATCTCGATCTGCTCCAGCTTCACCCCTCGAACTACGAGCGATTCTCGGGCAGGCCCGAGTTCGCGGGCCGGATTCACGACGTCCCCGCGATGAGCGTCGTCTACGTCGGGTTCAACAATCAGAAGCCCCCGTTCAACGATGCGCGCGTTCGGCGGGCCCTGAACATGCTGATCGACCGCCAGGCGATCATCAAGGCCGTCCTGCAGGGCCGCGGGATTCCGGCGCGGGGCAGCATTCCGCCCGGCATTTCCGGCTGGTCCGACAAGCTCGCCGGGTATTCGTACAACCCCAAGAAAGCCTTGGCGCTGCTGGAAGAAGCCGGATACACGCGGAAACGGCCGCTGACCTTCGATCTTTTCCAGAAGTCCTCCCAGGCGGCGTTCGAGATCACCCGTCTGCTCCAGGGCGAACTGAAAAAGCACGGCGTGATCGTAAACCTGCGCCCCATGGAGTGGAGCGCCCTGAAGGACTCGATCGACAAGGGCGAAGCCACCTCGTTCTACCTGAGCTGGTTCGGCGATTACCCGGACGGCGAGAATTTCCTGACCCCGCTGTTCCACTCGAAGAATTGGGGCTCCGGTGGAAATAGAGCTCGCTATAAAAACGAGAACGTCGATTCGATGCTGACCGCCGCGATGCGCATCCAGGATGCCGACAAGCGCGCCCGCGCCTACGAGGAAGTGAACCGCATCGTCGTGGAAGAGGCCCCCTGGCTGTATCTGTGGTATGCGAATGAAAGCTACATTCTCGGGCCGCAGGTCGAGACGATGAGCTTTTCGCCGCTGTTCTCGGTCGACAAGGGTCTGACCATGAAGCTCGCAAGGTAGTCTCCCCGACGCATGCTCGAATACACGCTGCGAAGGCTGGTCGGCACGACCCCGGTCATTTTCGGGATCCTGCTGATCGCGTTCGTCGTGCTGTATCTGGTCCCGGGCGACCCGGCCGCCACCCTCGCGGGGCCCCGGGCATCTCCCGAGGACATCGAACGCATCGCGAAGGAGATGGGACTCGACCGACCGCTTCCCGAGCGGTTCGTGACGTATCTCGGTCGCATGGTGCGCGGCGATCTCGGCACGTCGGTCGTGAACGACCGGCCCGTCCTCGACTCGATCCTCGAAAAACTGCCGTATACCTTGAAACTGGCCCTGATCGCGATGGCGTTCTCGATCCTGATCGGGCTTGCCGCCGGCATCATCAGCGCCACGCATCGGGGCGGCATGATCGACCGCATGACGACGCTGTTCGCCGTGACCGGCATCAGCGTACCCGTCTTTCTGTCGGGGCTGATTCTGCTGTATCTCTTCGCCGGCAAACTCAAATGGTTCCCGACCTCGGCATTCGGGGCGGAACAGTCGCTGTGGCCGATGATGCTGCCGGCATTCACGCTCGGCGTCCGGTCGGGCGCGTTCCTGGCCCGCATCGTACGAAGCAGCCTGATCGAAGTGCTGAACCAGGATTACATCAGAACGGCGCGCGCGAAGGGGCTTTCGCCCGCGCGCATTCTCGTGCGGCACGCCCTGACGAACGCGCTGATCCCGATCATCACCGTCGTCGCGCTCGATTTCTCCAGTTTCTTGAACGGCTCGGTCATCGTCGAGACGATCTTCGAAGTGCCCGGTCTGGGCCGGTTCGCCATGGACGCGATCCTGAAGCGCGACTATCCCGTCATCCAGGGGGTAGTGCTGTTTTCGGCGTTGATCTTCGTCTTCGGCAATCTGCTGATCGACCTCGCCTACGCCTGGATCAACCCCCGGATTCGCGAAGAGATGGCGAGCGGCAAGGCATGATCCGAACGCTTCGGCGGTTCACTCCGGCTGGCTGGTTCTGCCTCGCGGTGATCCTTCTGCTGTTCGGAATCGCGCTGTTCGCGCCGATGCTGGCGCCGCACGACCCGATGGAAACGGACCCGATGCGCCGCCTCCAGTCGCCGGCCGGCTACCCGCTCGGCTGCGATCAGCTCGGCCAGTGCGTCTGGTCGCGGCTAATTCACGGTGCCAGGCTTTCGCTGATGATCGGCTTCGCGGCGCGTCTCGCGGCTCTGCTCATCGGTCTGGGGATCGGCCTCGCGGCGGGGTATTACGGGGGCTGGCTCGACTGGGTGCTGATGCGGATCGTGGACATCTTTCTCGCGTTTCCAAGCCTGCTGCTGGCGATCGCGATCTCGATGGTACTCGGCCACGGGCTGACGACCGTCATCCTCGCCATCGCCGTCGTCGGCTGGGCCGAAACGGCGCGCATCATCCGGAGCGCCGCGATGGAGCTGCGGAGCGCCGAGTTCGTCCTCGCCTCCCGGGCGATGGGCGCGAGCGATCTCAGAATTATACTGACTCATATTCTTCCGAACTGTCTTCCGCTGGTGACGGTGATCTTTGCGATGGGAATGGCGACGGCGATCCTTTCCGAGGCGAGTCTGAGTTTCCTGGGCCTCGGCGCAGATCCGTCCCTTCCCACCTGGGGCGGCATGGTTTCGATGGGCAAGGATTACCTCTGGATCAGGCCGGCGCTGTCCCTCTGGCCGGGCCTGTGCATCGCGCTGACGGTCATCGCGTTCAACGTGCTCGGCGACGAACTTCGCGACGTGTTCGATCCGGGCCGGAAAGGAAACTGGGCATGAGCGGGAAGCGTCCTCTCGTGGGCATGGCCTACTGCGACACCGCCGTTCGCGACAACGAGATGCGAATGCGCACTTACTGCACCCGGAAGTATTTCGGCGCCGTTCAGCGCTCCGGAGCCGACGTGATCCTCCTGCCCCCGGCGGAGGACGCGCAGACGCTCGAGAGGTATCTCGGCCTCGTCGACGGCGTTCTCCTTCCGGGCGGGGAGGACATCGACCCGCGCTGGATGGGCGAGGAGCCGAGCTCGCGGTTGGGCGGCGTGAACCCCCTGCGCGACGCCTACGAACTCGAACTGACGCGCCGATGCCGGGACAGGCGTCTTCCCGTGTTCGGCATCTGCCGCGGACTCCAGGTGCTCGTCGTAGCGCTCGGCGGCAGCCTTCACCAGGACATCGCAGGCGTGACCCAGATGCAGCATTCGCAACAGGCTCCGCGCTGGGCGACGAGCCACCGCGTCACGTTCGACGAAGGCTCGCTCATCCGCCAATGGAGCGGCAGGCCGGATGCGTTCACGAACTCGTTTCACCACCAGGCCGCAAACCGGCTTCCCGCGGCGCTGAAAGCGACCGGGCGAACCGCCGACGGCCTCATCGAAGTCGTCGAAAGCACCGATCCGGCGTGGGTCGCCGTGGGGGTCCAGTGGCACCCCGAAGAAACCCTCGCGGGCGACGAAACCTCGCGCAACCTGTTCACGTCGTTCGTCCGGGTGCTCGGGAAATAATGTATGTATAAATATACTTTACGCGGGAATGACGGGTATTGCGTATTCATGGTGAATCAGCCGGAGGGTGAATGATATGAACCGTATGATATTCTGGACGGGGGTCGCGCTCTGCGGGATTTCCCTGTTTTTCAACGTCGCGTTCGCGAACAAGCCGGTCGTCGAGTGGGCCGATTTCCAGCTCACCGGGCGCGACGTGGCGCTGAAGCTGAAGAACAACGGCACCGCCGACTGGTCACGCTTTTCGGTGACGGTCAAGGTATTCGACGGAGAGAAGGCCGTTTCGAGCGGCATGGTGTCGCAGGCGAAGGGACTACGTCCGTCACAGGAGCGCCAGATCCGTTTCGGGCTGAACAAGCCGGTCGAAGCGGGAAAAACCTACCGGGTCCAGGCCTGGCTCCAGGCCGGGAGTCCGAAACTCGTCAGCCGCACCTGGACGTATTCCGTTCCGGCGGTTTCCACGCCGTAATACCAACCGTCCGGTCGTCCGAGAAAGAGCCGCTTTCGTTTCGTCGTTCAAGCGGGCGAATCATCCCGGGCAGGGCTCCTGGATGACGGTGCCGCGTGTGACATCGCGAGGGAAAGGGCCAGCACGAGCCAGACGTAGCGATTCCTCAGCAGGTTGTGGAACAGTCCCAGGACGTACAAGCCTGCACCGGCGCAAAGCAGGGCATTCACGCGGGTTTTCCAGGGTTCGGCCATCCGGCGGACCCCGGCGGCCAGGGGCAGAAACGCCGCCAGTAGCCCGGCGTGCGCGGCCAGCAAGCCGCCGATACCCGTTTCCACGAGAAGGTTGACGGGGGTATTGTGCAACTCCTCTCCGTATCGGCCCTTGAAGCAGCCGAGGCCGATGCCGGTGATCCAATCGGGAAGATGGTCGAAGGCACGCTCATACTGGCGTTCCCGGGGAACGTCCTTGGCGAACGCCTCCACGCCGGCGACGCCGAGAGAGCGCTGGAACGTGAACTCGGAGGAAAGCACCAGCCCGGCCGAGCAGGCGGCCGTGAAAAACACGCCGAATCGCAGCCATCGCGGGAACAGGGTCCGACTGTCCTGCGCCGTGTTCCATTCCGTCCAGATGACCTGTCCGATCGCGACGATCATGCAGCTCCGCGCGCCGATTCCCGAGATGACGATCAAATACAGGATCTCGTGAACGATCCGGCGTTTGAAGGGGAGGCCGGTCCAGATGACGGCGAAGGGGTATGCGGCCACGAGATACGCGCCCAGAAGGATCGGGAACCGGAACGGCAGATACAGCCTGAAGGAAAACACGCCGCCCGTCCAGTCGTCGAGGCCCATCCAGTGGGCGGCAAGCCCTCCGATGCAGAACAGGACGAGGGGCAGGAAGAGCTTGTTCAGCTCGCGGACGGCCTGATCGATCCCTTCACGGTCTCGCAGGCCATGCCTGACGCACAGGGCGCTGAGGACCACCCACAGGGTCGAGGCGATATCGAACGCGAAGAAATCCGGATGATCCGGAATCAGCACGCCGAGGAAGCAAAAGCCGATCCATGCGAGCAGGAAGGACGCGGGATGGCCGAGCCGTGGTTGTCCGGCATTTTCACGGCGAAAACCCGCGAGCGAAGCTGCTATACCGGCGAGGATACAGAAATCAGACGGAACCAAGTATGTGAGGATCGGGATCCCAAGAGGGAGGAGAAACATATACCACCCGAGCCAGCGCGGAATCGCCCCGGCCCGGTGCCGGGCGCGCAGCGTCACCGTCCTTGACGACATCTTCGGAATCAGGCTCAGTCGCCGGCTCTCCCAGCTGCCGACCGTTCATCATCGCCAGCGCTCTCGAAAAACGTCATTCCGGCGAGGAAAAGGAAGAAGAAGGCGATCGGAATGAAGAGGTGGAGAAGGCCCACGAGAGGCTGGACGAGTCGCGCCGGGGATGCGGGATCGGTGAGCAGCGTCGGCTCACGCGGGGCAAGAACGAGCGGCTGCGTCTCGGTTGCGGTCAGTTCCTTCCAGGCCTGCATCGTCACGGCTTCCTGGAGTCGGGCCGTGTCGATCATCAACATGCCCGCGAGACCGAGAAACGACGAGGAAGCCAGGTCGGCAACGCTGACCCTTTCCGGGTCGGGGCGAAACTCCTGGTCTTCCGGTTCGAAGCCTGACGTCACGAGGGCTCCCGTGCCGAACATGTTCTGCAGGGCGATGCGTTTGCGACTCAACGCCTCGACGTTCACACCCAGTCGGTACCGCCGCTTTTCGAACTCGCGAGCGGAATAGATCCGGAGGTGTTCGAGCAGGCGTTTGGTGAAAGCGGTGAGGAAGGGGCGCACGCCCTCGTAGGTACCCTGCGTGAACTTGATTTCGGCCATGCCGGGGCTGAACATGCGGAACGACATGCCGGGCCGGACCTCGAGGTTGAGGCGGCGCAGGATCTTATCCCGCGGCTCGGAAGCAGGCCCCCAGCCGAGCGCCATCACGTCCGTCATGAAGGCATCGTCGTTGATGAGGCGGTCCCAGACCTTGGCGAATCCGATCAGCG is a window of Candidatus Ozemobacteraceae bacterium DNA encoding:
- a CDS encoding metallophosphoesterase family protein, producing MLLGIISDTHLEPSNGAGLPDWIVEAFAGVDLILHAGDIESDALLLELEAIAPVQAVRGNCDVDLPALPVTRAIPVPGYGIILMAHRPEDALRRLMTGVRGIIHGHTHKAEFRTHTSPWVLNPGSPTKPRGGGKPSVALLTVIGEEVQAAFRFRPGSADE
- a CDS encoding ABC transporter substrate-binding protein — translated: MKRLLLSAVAVSLVLAVVGILASHPGDTSTNVSGGTFRAYLTSEPGNLDPARGVDVNESSVQAKLYNGLVRYDEQMKLVGDLAESWEAQSDGMTFLFKLRPNVKFHNGQTLTSADVIFSFERLLDPATKSPRTWVLEKVLGAKERLQGLASNVAGLSAPDEMTVKITLAEPFSPFLSLLTMPSCYILPSGSAAEIASKRFFEKPVGTGPFQMVGRERDSYVRLAAFPEYFAQKPQVGVLELRIIPESLKAEMEFESGNLDLLQLHPSNYERFSGRPEFAGRIHDVPAMSVVYVGFNNQKPPFNDARVRRALNMLIDRQAIIKAVLQGRGIPARGSIPPGISGWSDKLAGYSYNPKKALALLEEAGYTRKRPLTFDLFQKSSQAAFEITRLLQGELKKHGVIVNLRPMEWSALKDSIDKGEATSFYLSWFGDYPDGENFLTPLFHSKNWGSGGNRARYKNENVDSMLTAAMRIQDADKRARAYEEVNRIVVEEAPWLYLWYANESYILGPQVETMSFSPLFSVDKGLTMKLAR
- a CDS encoding ABC transporter permease: MLEYTLRRLVGTTPVIFGILLIAFVVLYLVPGDPAATLAGPRASPEDIERIAKEMGLDRPLPERFVTYLGRMVRGDLGTSVVNDRPVLDSILEKLPYTLKLALIAMAFSILIGLAAGIISATHRGGMIDRMTTLFAVTGISVPVFLSGLILLYLFAGKLKWFPTSAFGAEQSLWPMMLPAFTLGVRSGAFLARIVRSSLIEVLNQDYIRTARAKGLSPARILVRHALTNALIPIITVVALDFSSFLNGSVIVETIFEVPGLGRFAMDAILKRDYPVIQGVVLFSALIFVFGNLLIDLAYAWINPRIREEMASGKA
- a CDS encoding ABC transporter permease; this translates as MIRTLRRFTPAGWFCLAVILLLFGIALFAPMLAPHDPMETDPMRRLQSPAGYPLGCDQLGQCVWSRLIHGARLSLMIGFAARLAALLIGLGIGLAAGYYGGWLDWVLMRIVDIFLAFPSLLLAIAISMVLGHGLTTVILAIAVVGWAETARIIRSAAMELRSAEFVLASRAMGASDLRIILTHILPNCLPLVTVIFAMGMATAILSEASLSFLGLGADPSLPTWGGMVSMGKDYLWIRPALSLWPGLCIALTVIAFNVLGDELRDVFDPGRKGNWA
- a CDS encoding gamma-glutamyl-gamma-aminobutyrate hydrolase family protein yields the protein MSGKRPLVGMAYCDTAVRDNEMRMRTYCTRKYFGAVQRSGADVILLPPAEDAQTLERYLGLVDGVLLPGGEDIDPRWMGEEPSSRLGGVNPLRDAYELELTRRCRDRRLPVFGICRGLQVLVVALGGSLHQDIAGVTQMQHSQQAPRWATSHRVTFDEGSLIRQWSGRPDAFTNSFHHQAANRLPAALKATGRTADGLIEVVESTDPAWVAVGVQWHPEETLAGDETSRNLFTSFVRVLGK